In a genomic window of Rhodobacter sp. 24-YEA-8:
- a CDS encoding short-chain fatty acyl-CoA regulator family protein, whose amino-acid sequence MSKTYLGVRLRRLREERGLTQAALARALEISPSYLNQIEQNARPLTVPVLLKLNAVFGLDVQLFSDEGEARLITDLRAALADQGAGIALAELRELAANMPEVARSIVAMQARLRETTERADLFAGQITGGPAHSPAAFEAVRDWFYERRNHVAELDMAAEAIGDTLPAGRMAAGLTDRLAGRHGIRIAQSAGDALRHYDPAGRILSLAAHLDPGQIAFQIATQLAFLEQGEAIARLSDDPKLGPEARSLLQIGLANYFAGALILPYRAFLATAEATRYDIDLIARRFGVGFETTCHRLSTLQRPDARGVPFFFIRVDRAGNISKRQSATDFHFSRIGGSCPLWNIYEAFARPGEIIRQVAQMPDGRSYLWIARQVQSGQGGFGAPAKTFAVALGCDLTHAERLVYANGLDLKNPDMAAKIGPGCKVCERSACPQRAFPMVGRALGASTTEARFAPYSGTGQAH is encoded by the coding sequence ATGAGCAAGACCTATCTCGGCGTCCGCTTGCGGCGCCTGCGCGAAGAACGCGGCCTGACCCAGGCAGCCCTTGCCCGCGCGCTGGAGATCAGCCCGAGCTATCTGAACCAGATCGAGCAGAATGCGCGGCCGCTGACCGTGCCGGTCCTTTTGAAGCTGAACGCGGTATTTGGACTGGATGTGCAGCTCTTCTCGGATGAGGGCGAGGCACGGCTGATCACCGATCTGCGGGCGGCACTGGCCGACCAGGGGGCGGGCATCGCGCTCGCCGAACTGCGCGAGCTGGCCGCCAATATGCCCGAGGTCGCGCGCTCAATTGTCGCCATGCAGGCCCGGCTGCGCGAAACCACCGAACGCGCCGATCTCTTTGCGGGCCAGATCACCGGAGGCCCGGCCCATTCCCCCGCCGCTTTCGAGGCGGTCCGCGACTGGTTCTACGAGCGGCGCAACCACGTGGCAGAGCTGGACATGGCGGCCGAGGCCATCGGTGATACTCTGCCGGCAGGCCGGATGGCAGCCGGCCTGACCGACAGGCTCGCCGGGCGGCACGGGATCCGCATCGCGCAAAGCGCGGGCGATGCGCTGCGCCATTATGATCCGGCCGGGCGCATCCTGTCGCTTGCCGCCCATCTTGACCCGGGCCAGATTGCTTTTCAGATCGCAACGCAGCTCGCTTTTCTGGAGCAAGGCGAGGCCATCGCCCGGCTGTCCGATGACCCGAAACTCGGGCCAGAGGCGCGCAGCCTGCTGCAAATAGGGCTGGCCAACTATTTTGCCGGGGCCCTGATCCTGCCCTATCGCGCCTTCCTCGCCACCGCTGAGGCGACCCGCTACGACATCGATCTGATCGCGCGCCGCTTCGGCGTGGGGTTCGAGACGACCTGCCATCGCCTCTCCACCCTGCAGCGGCCGGACGCGCGGGGGGTCCCCTTCTTCTTCATCCGCGTCGACCGGGCCGGAAACATCTCGAAACGTCAGTCTGCGACCGATTTCCACTTCTCCCGCATCGGCGGGTCATGTCCGCTCTGGAACATTTACGAGGCCTTTGCCCGCCCGGGCGAGATCATCCGGCAGGTCGCGCAGATGCCCGACGGGCGAAGCTATTTGTGGATCGCAAGGCAGGTGCAAAGCGGCCAGGGCGGTTTTGGCGCGCCGGCCAAAACCTTCGCGGTGGCCCTAGGCTGCGATCTGACCCACGCGGAACGTCTGGTCTATGCTAATGGGTTAGATCTGAAAAACCCGGACATGGCCGCAAAGATCGGTCCGGGCTGCAAGGTCTGTGAGCGCTCTGCCTGCCCGCAAAGGGCGTTTCCAATGGTCGGCCGTGCGCTCGGCGCCAGCACAACCGAGGCCCGCTTCGCACCCTATTCCGGGACCGGCCAAGCGCATTAA
- a CDS encoding zinc-binding dehydrogenase has protein sequence MADEMIAWTWQSQGKPMGLKQESRALPVPGPGEVLLQNRSIGLNPVDWKMIEWGHPLWRPGHIPGVDGCGILLAAGAGVRLPTGMRYAYHQDLGRDGSFASHIVIRADALMAVPPGVDDAIAAALPCPGLTAWQALEKLPGTGARDVLVCGGGGAVGLILCQLALMAGWRVWTTASASHHPALLSLGVSGVFDYHDRDWQQHLTTALGPRRLYAAFDTVSGAHARILAPLIGYNGHLICIQDRQESAPMPAFSTALSLHEVALNSIHLHGCREDLRLLRQAGARLFSMVEQDCLELSPISVSGFSTLPNVLAEVRQGILPGKQVVLL, from the coding sequence ATGGCGGATGAAATGATTGCCTGGACATGGCAGAGCCAGGGGAAGCCCATGGGGCTGAAGCAGGAAAGCCGTGCACTGCCCGTTCCCGGGCCCGGCGAGGTTTTGCTGCAAAACCGGTCGATCGGGCTGAACCCGGTCGACTGGAAGATGATCGAATGGGGGCATCCGCTCTGGCGCCCGGGACATATTCCGGGGGTCGATGGCTGTGGCATCCTGCTTGCCGCAGGGGCAGGGGTGAGGCTGCCGACAGGCATGCGTTACGCCTATCATCAGGACCTGGGGCGGGATGGCAGCTTTGCCAGCCATATAGTGATCCGCGCGGATGCCCTTATGGCCGTCCCGCCGGGCGTGGATGACGCGATCGCCGCCGCATTGCCCTGTCCGGGCCTGACAGCCTGGCAGGCCCTGGAAAAACTACCCGGCACCGGAGCGCGCGATGTGCTGGTCTGTGGTGGTGGCGGCGCGGTCGGGCTGATCCTTTGCCAGCTTGCCCTGATGGCAGGCTGGCGTGTCTGGACAACTGCCTCCGCCTCGCATCATCCGGCATTGCTGTCGCTCGGGGTCAGCGGGGTTTTCGACTATCATGATCGGGACTGGCAGCAGCATCTGACAACCGCCCTCGGCCCGCGCCGTCTTTACGCGGCTTTCGATACGGTCAGTGGTGCTCATGCCCGCATACTGGCACCGCTGATCGGCTATAACGGCCACCTGATCTGCATCCAGGACAGGCAGGAAAGCGCGCCTATGCCTGCGTTTTCTACCGCTTTGTCACTGCACGAAGTGGCGCTGAACAGCATCCACCTGCATGGATGCCGCGAGGATCTGCGGCTGTTGCGGCAGGCCGGAGCCCGGCTTTTCAGCATGGTTGAGCAGGATTGCCTGGAGCTGTCTCCGATAAGCGTATCCGGATTTTCCACACTGCCGAACGTGCTTGCAGAGGTTCGGCAAGGCATCCTGCCCGGCAAGCAGGTGGTTTTGCTCTGA
- a CDS encoding SDR family NAD(P)-dependent oxidoreductase — protein sequence MTTPLASFAPDLFAGQTVCVSGGTSGIGLAIAEAFARLGAEVVAMGSSAAKIGRLNATPPVAGMRFARLDVTDRKAVESAFDGFSRLDILVNAAGIARPDKEYETDTFLEVMEVNLNSVMGLSMAARPLLARQGGSIINTASMLSYLTDTAVPAYGASKAGVLGLTRHLAHAFAAEGIRVNAVTPGYIATDMTTGLQEDAGLTGRILHRCAIKRWGRAEDIIGAALFLAAPAAAYVTGTEIAVDGGFVSGGF from the coding sequence ATGACCACCCCGCTTGCATCCTTTGCCCCCGATCTTTTTGCCGGCCAGACGGTCTGCGTTTCCGGCGGCACCAGTGGCATTGGCCTCGCCATCGCTGAGGCCTTTGCCCGCCTCGGCGCCGAGGTCGTCGCTATGGGCAGTTCTGCGGCCAAGATCGGGCGGCTGAATGCCACGCCGCCCGTCGCAGGGATGCGCTTCGCCCGCCTCGATGTGACGGATCGCAAAGCGGTGGAGAGCGCTTTCGACGGGTTCAGCCGTCTCGATATTCTGGTCAATGCCGCCGGGATTGCGCGGCCCGACAAGGAATATGAAACCGACACCTTCCTCGAAGTCATGGAAGTAAACCTCAACAGCGTCATGGGGCTGAGCATGGCGGCACGCCCCCTGCTGGCACGCCAGGGCGGCTCGATCATCAACACGGCCTCGATGCTCAGCTATCTGACCGATACGGCGGTGCCGGCCTATGGTGCGAGCAAGGCGGGCGTGCTGGGGCTGACCCGCCATCTCGCCCATGCTTTTGCCGCCGAGGGAATCCGGGTGAACGCGGTCACGCCGGGATATATCGCGACCGATATGACAACCGGCCTGCAAGAGGATGCCGGTCTGACCGGGCGCATTCTGCACCGTTGCGCCATCAAACGCTGGGGCAGGGCTGAAGATATCATCGGGGCCGCTTTGTTCCTCGCCGCTCCGGCGGCGGCCTATGTCACCGGCACCGAGATCGCGGTTGATGGCGGTTTCGTGAGCGGCGGGTTCTGA
- a CDS encoding FGGY-family carbohydrate kinase, with the protein MQDLVLACDLGTGGLKGAVVAPDGRVLAEVVENYPTFYPVPSLHEQRPADWWQALVRTTAALMAKGGAARFTAADIRAISLSGHSLGCIPVDAEGQLLQDAVPIWSDGRAQQDAAAFFDRFDEESWYLRTGNGFPAPLYPLFKILWLRRNAPEIFARTDRILGTKDYLNFLMTGRMATDPSYASGSGAFDLLAGQYDPEILAAAGLRADILPEIVPSASVIGELTRTAAQTLGLEPGTAVIAGGVDNSCMALGAQTFEDGDLFSSMGSSSWLTISAARPVLDPKVRSYAFAHLVPGQFISATSIFSSGTTMDWTRRILGADDAGMSHAAMETLAAASPPGARGLLMVPTLGGGTSLEGGAEVRGGWIGLSLQHDRGDLLRAAFEGVAYGLRVALDELRRMTPIGPSLVAVGGGARSAFWRQIFADILEIDVVKTAVDQEAATLGAAAIAFHALKIWPDFSPIRAIHAEASRHGPRPAHRPVYEAGLAAYRLAAAQQYDLSLTLARYRQGCA; encoded by the coding sequence ATGCAGGATCTGGTTCTGGCATGCGACCTCGGCACCGGGGGGCTCAAAGGCGCCGTTGTTGCGCCCGATGGCAGGGTGCTTGCCGAAGTGGTCGAGAATTACCCGACATTCTATCCCGTGCCATCATTGCATGAGCAACGGCCGGCAGACTGGTGGCAGGCGCTGGTCCGAACCACCGCCGCATTGATGGCGAAAGGGGGGGCGGCCAGGTTTACCGCTGCAGATATCAGGGCGATCAGTCTCTCGGGCCACAGCCTTGGCTGTATTCCGGTCGATGCAGAGGGGCAGTTGCTGCAGGACGCGGTCCCGATCTGGTCAGACGGGCGGGCGCAGCAGGATGCGGCGGCGTTTTTTGACCGTTTCGACGAAGAAAGCTGGTATCTGCGCACGGGAAATGGCTTCCCGGCCCCGCTTTATCCGCTGTTCAAGATCCTCTGGCTGCGCCGGAACGCCCCGGAGATCTTCGCCCGTACCGACCGCATTCTCGGCACCAAGGATTATCTCAATTTCCTGATGACGGGGCGGATGGCGACAGATCCGTCTTATGCCTCCGGTTCGGGGGCATTTGATCTGCTGGCCGGACAATATGATCCCGAGATCCTTGCCGCAGCGGGGCTTCGCGCGGATATCCTGCCGGAAATCGTGCCATCGGCCTCGGTGATCGGCGAGCTGACAAGGACGGCCGCGCAGACGCTCGGGCTTGAACCCGGGACGGCCGTCATTGCCGGCGGGGTTGACAATTCCTGCATGGCGCTTGGTGCGCAGACCTTTGAGGACGGCGATCTCTTTTCCTCGATGGGCTCGTCCAGCTGGCTGACGATATCCGCCGCACGCCCGGTGCTGGACCCGAAAGTCCGCTCATATGCTTTCGCCCATCTCGTGCCGGGGCAGTTCATCTCGGCCACGTCCATTTTCTCTTCGGGGACCACGATGGACTGGACCCGCAGGATCCTTGGCGCGGATGATGCAGGAATGAGCCATGCCGCAATGGAAACGCTGGCGGCTGCCTCTCCGCCCGGGGCGCGCGGTCTGCTGATGGTGCCGACGCTGGGCGGCGGCACATCGCTGGAGGGCGGCGCCGAAGTGCGGGGTGGCTGGATCGGCCTTTCGCTGCAGCATGACCGTGGCGATCTGTTGCGTGCCGCGTTCGAGGGTGTCGCCTATGGTCTTCGCGTGGCGCTGGACGAACTGCGCCGTATGACCCCCATCGGCCCGTCACTGGTAGCGGTTGGCGGTGGCGCCCGCAGCGCCTTCTGGCGGCAGATCTTTGCGGATATTCTTGAGATCGATGTGGTCAAGACCGCTGTAGATCAGGAGGCGGCAACGCTGGGTGCAGCTGCCATCGCCTTCCATGCGCTGAAGATCTGGCCTGATTTCTCGCCCATCCGCGCGATCCATGCCGAAGCGTCGCGACATGGCCCGCGCCCTGCACATCGCCCGGTCTATGAGGCCGGGCTGGCGGCCTATCGCCTGGCCGCCGCGCAGCAATATGACCTCTCGCTGACGCTGGCGCGCTATCGCCAGGGCTGCGCCTGA
- the deoC gene encoding deoxyribose-phosphate aldolase, producing MAEASAQNILSPRDLAQMIDISAVQAFHTEADLRQVADVATSEGFIAVHALPHFTALLSTLLPRGCGVLVGGPIGFPSGGNRTETKLVEARGLVADGATEVDMMMNIGRLKSGDDAYVATELAAVIEAVAPVPVKVIIEVSRLSDDEIRRAAKLVAASGAAFVKTGTGWTGLPTTLHHIRLIREAAGAEIGVKASGGIRDLETVAAMIEAGVTRFGINTDVARDLIAACRSLPDGGLRVAG from the coding sequence ATGGCCGAGGCCTCCGCCCAAAACATCCTGTCGCCGCGAGATCTTGCGCAGATGATCGATATCAGCGCGGTCCAGGCCTTCCATACCGAGGCCGATCTGCGCCAGGTTGCCGATGTCGCAACATCCGAGGGCTTCATCGCCGTCCATGCGCTGCCGCATTTCACCGCATTGCTGTCGACATTGCTTCCGCGCGGTTGCGGGGTACTGGTGGGCGGCCCAATTGGCTTTCCCTCGGGCGGCAACCGTACAGAAACCAAGCTTGTCGAGGCGCGCGGGCTGGTGGCGGATGGCGCCACCGAGGTCGATATGATGATGAATATCGGGCGGCTGAAGTCCGGCGATGACGCCTATGTGGCGACAGAGCTTGCCGCTGTGATCGAGGCCGTGGCCCCGGTGCCGGTCAAGGTGATCATCGAGGTCTCGCGACTGAGCGATGACGAGATCCGCCGCGCGGCGAAGCTGGTGGCGGCGTCCGGGGCAGCCTTTGTGAAAACCGGCACCGGATGGACCGGGCTCCCCACCACCTTGCACCATATTCGGCTGATCCGGGAGGCCGCCGGCGCGGAAATCGGCGTCAAGGCCTCGGGCGGGATCCGCGACCTGGAGACCGTTGCTGCAATGATCGAAGCCGGAGTCACGCGGTTTGGCATCAATACGGATGTGGCCAGAGACCTCATCGCCGCCTGCCGCTCCCTGCCGGATGGCGGGCTGAGGGTCGCAGGCTGA
- a CDS encoding SIS domain-containing protein codes for MEPRATEQARSNPGVDILTAIRQALPDLRRSDRKVADLVLEDPSRFLSATVAETAELAQVSQPTVIRFCTAVGCEGFNDFKLRLAHSLALGTPATHSAIAAFDSVQVISGKIFDYTITSLDWARRQLDTVRMEAAVSLLVDAARLEFFGFGASAIVALDAQQKFPLFGIPCGAERDLHQMTMQAGMMRPGDVAVVISNTAMTKSLIEVAQLARRNGAKVLGLLGAEGPLAQYCDVVLVVETLDNTDAYTPTISRLAALVTIDILSTAVALRRDAEQASRFKEMKQHLTRFRARGEG; via the coding sequence ATGGAACCACGGGCGACAGAACAGGCGCGGAGCAATCCCGGCGTCGATATCCTTACCGCGATCCGTCAGGCGCTGCCGGATCTGCGCCGCTCTGATCGCAAAGTGGCAGATCTTGTGCTGGAAGATCCGTCGCGTTTCCTTTCGGCCACTGTGGCAGAGACGGCAGAACTGGCCCAGGTCAGCCAGCCCACCGTCATCCGGTTCTGCACTGCCGTAGGCTGCGAGGGGTTCAACGATTTCAAGCTGCGGCTGGCCCATAGTCTTGCGCTCGGGACGCCGGCGACCCATTCGGCGATTGCCGCTTTCGACTCTGTCCAGGTCATTTCGGGCAAGATCTTTGATTACACGATTACCAGCCTCGACTGGGCCCGCCGCCAGCTTGACACCGTGCGGATGGAGGCAGCGGTATCCCTGCTGGTAGATGCCGCGCGGCTGGAATTCTTCGGCTTCGGCGCCTCTGCCATCGTGGCACTGGACGCACAGCAGAAGTTTCCGCTGTTCGGCATTCCCTGCGGTGCCGAGCGCGACCTGCACCAGATGACCATGCAGGCGGGCATGATGCGCCCGGGTGATGTGGCGGTGGTGATCTCGAATACCGCAATGACGAAATCTCTGATCGAGGTGGCACAGCTTGCGCGCAGGAATGGTGCAAAGGTGCTGGGCCTTCTGGGGGCCGAGGGGCCGCTCGCGCAATATTGCGATGTGGTGCTGGTGGTCGAGACACTCGACAATACCGATGCCTATACACCGACCATTTCGCGCCTCGCGGCCCTGGTCACAATCGACATCCTCTCGACCGCGGTGGCTTTGCGCCGCGATGCCGAGCAGGCGAGCCGGTTTAAAGAAATGAAACAGCATCTTACCCGGTTCCGCGCGCGCGGCGAGGGCTGA
- a CDS encoding MBL fold metallo-hydrolase, translated as MTPGRVLTARPFPGDLAPALRAARLRGAQAGGTEIFWLGQAGFAIFAAGRFGLIDPYLSDSLADKYRGTARPHERMMPVPVAVWDLPEPDFVLLTHRHGDHMDPGTLPHIAQAFPAARFIFPEAERAEAALRSGIDPADPRLTGTDAGARIALSTGLSLRVFAAAHETPETDMAGQHRFLGYGLETPDLRLWHSGDCVPFEGLVSDVTGFAPDIALLPVNGRDPVLTASGVPGNFSLEEAAEIACAVGAGTLLAHHYGMFAFNTCAPGRIDALAAQRTDLAILRAMTGVAYCVG; from the coding sequence ATGACCCCCGGGCGCGTTCTGACCGCGAGACCCTTCCCGGGAGATCTCGCGCCGGCGCTGCGCGCAGCCCGGCTGCGTGGCGCACAGGCCGGGGGGACAGAAATTTTCTGGCTTGGCCAGGCAGGGTTTGCGATCTTTGCCGCAGGCCGGTTTGGTCTGATCGATCCCTACCTCTCTGACAGCCTGGCGGACAAATATCGCGGCACGGCCCGCCCGCATGAGCGGATGATGCCGGTGCCGGTTGCAGTCTGGGACCTGCCGGAGCCTGATTTCGTCTTGCTGACCCACCGCCACGGCGATCATATGGATCCGGGCACGCTGCCGCATATTGCGCAGGCCTTTCCGGCAGCGCGCTTTATCTTTCCCGAGGCGGAGCGGGCTGAGGCTGCGCTTCGCAGCGGGATCGACCCGGCCGATCCGCGCCTTACCGGCACTGATGCGGGGGCGCGGATTGCACTCTCAACGGGTCTTTCGCTTCGGGTTTTTGCTGCGGCACATGAAACCCCTGAAACGGATATGGCAGGGCAGCACCGGTTTCTTGGCTATGGCCTGGAGACGCCGGATCTGCGGCTCTGGCATTCGGGGGATTGTGTGCCTTTTGAGGGGCTTGTCTCTGATGTCACCGGTTTCGCCCCTGACATCGCACTTTTGCCGGTGAACGGGCGCGACCCCGTGCTGACAGCCTCGGGCGTTCCGGGAAACTTCTCGCTGGAAGAAGCGGCAGAGATTGCCTGCGCTGTTGGGGCGGGGACATTGCTGGCGCATCATTACGGCATGTTCGCCTTCAATACCTGTGCGCCCGGGCGGATCGACGCCCTGGCTGCGCAACGGACCGATCTTGCGATATTACGCGCCATGACCGGCGTGGCTTATTGTGTCGGGTGA
- a CDS encoding phosphoglycerate dehydrogenase gives MTRILITPRSLTALRPAELTPLTEAGYDLVWAKAGETPTPEDLNSLLPGCVGWLAGVEPVPAEVIRAASALRAISRNGVGTDNLPLAECEARGVQVLRAEGANAIGVAELAVSLMLSLSRHIPETDQSVKSGGWLRKRGAEISGRTVGIVGMGAIGAHVARVVVAMGAKVLAFDPFPRDPGLHPALFSFVSFEELLRSADLISLHAPARADGVPLLGAAELALLPPGALVVNTARASLVDEQAMKAALASGALGGYGTDVFAEEPPRDLTLAGDPNVIATSHIGALTAESVSRATSIAVRNLIRALGPSAGAPA, from the coding sequence ATGACCCGCATTCTGATCACGCCCCGTTCCCTGACCGCCCTGCGCCCGGCAGAGCTGACACCGCTGACAGAGGCGGGCTATGATCTCGTCTGGGCAAAGGCCGGTGAGACACCGACGCCCGAGGATCTGAACAGCCTGCTGCCAGGTTGCGTCGGCTGGCTTGCCGGGGTCGAGCCGGTCCCGGCCGAGGTAATCCGGGCCGCATCGGCGCTGCGGGCAATTTCCAGAAACGGTGTCGGCACCGACAATCTTCCCCTGGCAGAATGCGAGGCGCGGGGGGTACAGGTGCTGCGTGCCGAGGGCGCGAATGCCATTGGTGTGGCGGAACTGGCTGTCAGTCTGATGCTGTCCCTGTCGCGCCATATCCCTGAAACCGATCAGAGCGTGAAATCCGGCGGCTGGCTGCGCAAACGCGGGGCCGAGATCTCGGGGCGCACGGTCGGGATCGTCGGAATGGGCGCGATCGGGGCGCATGTCGCCCGTGTGGTGGTGGCGATGGGGGCAAAGGTGCTGGCCTTTGATCCTTTCCCGCGCGATCCCGGCCTGCATCCGGCGCTGTTTTCCTTTGTGTCCTTTGAAGAGCTGCTGCGCTCGGCCGATCTGATCAGCCTCCATGCGCCGGCCCGTGCCGATGGGGTGCCTTTGCTTGGCGCAGCAGAACTTGCCCTTTTGCCGCCAGGTGCGCTTGTGGTGAACACAGCCCGGGCGAGCCTGGTCGATGAGCAGGCGATGAAAGCTGCGCTGGCGAGCGGCGCCCTCGGCGGTTACGGCACCGATGTCTTTGCCGAGGAACCACCGCGCGATCTGACCCTTGCCGGTGATCCGAATGTCATTGCGACCAGCCATATCGGCGCTTTGACTGCAGAAAGCGTCAGCCGTGCCACCTCGATTGCGGTCCGGAACCTGATCCGCGCCCTTGGACCCTCAGCAGGGGCGCCGGCATGA
- a CDS encoding shikimate dehydrogenase, with protein sequence MSRYEPATRPTFYFIGVTTGASSIMRVFPAWADHLGLKDACIRGIDFPLHADPAAYREAVEFIRDDPLSLGALVTTHKLDLFAACRDLFDEIDPHAQLMHEVSCISKRAGRLRCHAKDPISSGLALDGFLPPDHFAKTGAELLMLGAGGSTIAITWHLMRKARGADVPSRIIVSNRSQPRLDEIAKVHAGIKTDAQLDYELAARPGRNDELLAGLKPGSVVVNATGLGKDAPGSPLTDAALFPEKAIAWDLNYRGDLVFLQQAERARAAKALQIEDGWTYFLHGWTQVIAEVFDIEIPVSGPVFNEISRIADAAGRQKPKL encoded by the coding sequence ATGAGCCGCTATGAGCCTGCAACCCGCCCGACCTTTTACTTCATCGGTGTCACCACCGGCGCCTCTTCCATCATGCGGGTCTTCCCGGCCTGGGCCGATCATCTCGGCCTGAAGGATGCCTGTATCAGGGGGATTGATTTCCCGCTCCATGCCGACCCCGCCGCATATCGTGAGGCGGTGGAATTCATCCGTGATGACCCGCTTTCGCTCGGCGCGCTGGTGACAACCCATAAGCTTGACCTTTTCGCGGCCTGCCGCGATCTCTTTGACGAGATCGACCCCCATGCACAGCTGATGCATGAAGTGAGCTGTATCTCGAAACGGGCCGGGCGTCTGCGCTGCCATGCCAAGGACCCCATCTCATCCGGGCTTGCCCTCGATGGATTCCTGCCGCCGGATCATTTTGCGAAGACCGGGGCCGAGCTTCTGATGCTGGGCGCGGGTGGCTCGACCATCGCCATCACCTGGCATCTGATGCGCAAGGCACGGGGTGCGGATGTGCCGTCGCGGATCATTGTCTCGAACCGCTCGCAGCCCCGCCTTGATGAGATTGCAAAGGTGCATGCCGGGATCAAAACCGATGCGCAGCTCGACTATGAACTCGCGGCCCGGCCGGGACGCAATGATGAATTGCTGGCGGGACTGAAGCCCGGCTCGGTTGTCGTCAATGCGACTGGTCTTGGCAAAGATGCGCCCGGATCGCCGCTGACCGATGCGGCGCTTTTCCCCGAGAAGGCCATTGCCTGGGATCTGAATTATCGCGGCGACCTGGTCTTTTTGCAGCAGGCCGAACGCGCCCGCGCGGCAAAGGCGCTGCAGATCGAGGATGGCTGGACCTATTTCCTGCATGGCTGGACCCAGGTGATTGCCGAGGTCTTCGATATCGAAATCCCGGTTTCCGGCCCGGTCTTTAACGAGATTTCCCGCATTGCCGATGCGGCGGGACGCCAGAAGCCGAAACTCTGA
- the eda gene encoding bifunctional 4-hydroxy-2-oxoglutarate aldolase/2-dehydro-3-deoxy-phosphogluconate aldolase codes for MQSGIFDHIARLGVVPVIAIEQADQALALADALLEGGLPVAEITFRTGAAGDVIARLTEARPELITGAGTILTAANLEAAHAAGARFGLAPGYDPAITTAAARTGLPFAPGVMTPSELSLALGEGLSLFKFFPAGAAGGPAMLSAISAPFAHLAPRFIPTGGVSLATMGDWLTLPAVAAVGGTWIATREDISRGDFAAITRKAREAVTMAARLREEPK; via the coding sequence ATGCAAAGCGGGATTTTCGACCATATCGCGCGGCTTGGCGTCGTGCCGGTGATTGCCATAGAGCAAGCCGATCAGGCGCTGGCCCTTGCGGATGCCTTGCTGGAAGGCGGGCTGCCGGTTGCAGAAATCACGTTCCGCACCGGCGCGGCAGGGGATGTGATTGCCAGACTGACCGAAGCACGGCCGGAACTGATCACCGGCGCGGGCACGATCCTGACTGCGGCCAATCTTGAGGCAGCACATGCCGCCGGGGCGCGTTTCGGCCTTGCTCCGGGCTATGATCCGGCGATCACGACGGCAGCGGCGCGCACCGGGTTGCCCTTCGCCCCGGGCGTGATGACACCTTCGGAGCTGAGCCTTGCGCTTGGAGAAGGGCTTTCACTCTTCAAGTTCTTCCCTGCAGGCGCGGCGGGCGGACCCGCGATGCTTTCGGCGATCTCGGCGCCTTTTGCCCATCTCGCCCCCCGTTTCATTCCGACCGGCGGTGTCAGCCTTGCGACAATGGGGGACTGGCTGACACTGCCAGCCGTCGCAGCCGTGGGCGGAACCTGGATCGCCACCCGCGAGGATATTTCCCGGGGCGATTTCGCCGCCATCACCCGCAAGGCCCGCGAAGCCGTCACCATGGCCGCAAGACTGCGTGAGGAACCGAAATGA
- a CDS encoding glucose-6-phosphate isomerase family protein yields the protein MEFYDPVACLIGPQTGTLGNRTGRYEKRLTDLGGLYRDAAAFAGAVAHEGDRIVYTVEEFRPTDAPGDLIFGMTHMEPGMIGDEFFMTRGHIHRAGNRPEIYQGISGEGLMLLESPEGEIRIVEVSPLTVCYVPPFWIHRSVNTGAGPLVMFFCYPSDSGQDYEIIARAGGMRSRIHASANGGWEQRENDLYSPRSPEAVAAVMATAI from the coding sequence TTGGAATTCTATGATCCCGTGGCCTGTCTGATCGGGCCGCAGACAGGCACGCTTGGCAATCGTACAGGCCGTTATGAAAAGCGGCTTACCGATCTTGGCGGGCTTTATCGCGACGCGGCGGCCTTTGCCGGGGCGGTGGCTCATGAGGGTGACCGGATTGTCTATACAGTCGAGGAGTTCCGCCCGACGGACGCCCCGGGCGATCTGATCTTCGGGATGACGCATATGGAACCCGGGATGATCGGCGACGAGTTTTTCATGACCCGCGGGCATATCCATCGCGCCGGAAATCGCCCCGAGATCTACCAGGGTATTTCGGGCGAGGGCCTGATGCTTCTGGAATCGCCCGAAGGCGAGATCCGCATCGTTGAAGTCTCGCCGCTGACCGTCTGCTATGTGCCGCCTTTCTGGATCCACCGCTCGGTCAATACCGGCGCCGGGCCGCTGGTCATGTTCTTCTGCTACCCGTCCGATTCCGGCCAGGATTACGAGATTATCGCCCGTGCAGGCGGTATGCGCAGCCGTATCCATGCCAGTGCGAACGGCGGCTGGGAACAACGCGAAAACGATCTCTACAGCCCGCGCAGCCCGGAAGCGGTTGCAGCGGTCATGGCAACGGCAATCTGA